The following proteins are encoded in a genomic region of Bemisia tabaci unplaced genomic scaffold, PGI_BMITA_v3:
- the LOC140225821 gene encoding histone H4: MTGRGKGGKGLGKGGAKRHRKVLRDNIQGITKPAIRRLARRGGVKRISGLIYEETRGVLKVFLENVIRDAVTYTEHAKRKTVTAMDVVYALKRQGRTLYGFGG; this comes from the coding sequence ATGACTGGACGTGGTAAAGGAGGTAAAGGTCTCGGCAAAGGTGGAGCCAAGCGTCACCGAAAAGTGCTCCGCGATAACATCCAGGGTATCACCAAGCCCGCCATCCGTCGTCTGGCTCGCCGAGGTGGAGTCAAGCGTATCTCTGGTCTCATCTACGAAGAAACTCGTGGTGTCCTCAAGGTTTTCCTAGAAAACGTCATCCGTGATGCCGTCACCTACACCGAGCACGCCAAGAGGAAGACTGTCACCGCCATGGACGTCGTCTACGCCTTGAAACGTCAGGGCCGCACCCTCTACGGTTTCGGAGGTTAA